One segment of Anopheles stephensi strain Indian chromosome 3, UCI_ANSTEP_V1.0, whole genome shotgun sequence DNA contains the following:
- the LOC118512564 gene encoding eukaryotic translation initiation factor 3 subunit H — protein MASRGNRARSQPVDNTISYVQCDGLAAMKIVKHCHEESLNNMEVAQGALLGLVVDDRLEITNCFPFPKSDEIDEEEYQLNMMRRLRRVNVDHFHVGWYQSADVGNFLSSTLLESQYHYQTSIEESVVMIYDTQKSARGFLTLKAYRLTPQAIAMYKERDFTPEALRNLKVGYENLFIEIPIVIKNSALCNIMMSELTEMVPEEEGTHFLDLGTASVLENHLRCMMDRVDELNHEATKFNKYQQAAIRQEQEKHRMLAKHAQENAARIAKGEMAVPEDEVNKLFRPIPVPTRLNPMIVSGQINTYAQHISQFCSQSLAKLYMTQALQNAKENKQ, from the exons ATGGCAAGTCGTGGAAATCGTGCTCGTTCTCAACCCGTCGATAATACCATTTCCTACGTTCAGTGCGATGGCCTG gcGGCGATGAAAATCGTCAAACATTGCCATGAAGAGTCGCTGAACAATATGGAAGTGGCCCAGGGTGCCCTGCTCGGGCTGGTGGTGGACGATCGGCTCGAAATTACCAACTGCTTCCCGTTCCCCAAGTCGGACGAGATCGATGAGGAAGAGTACCAGCTGAACATGATGCGCCGTTTGCGGCGTGTGAACGTGGATCACTTCCACGTCGGTTGGTACCAGAGCGCGGACGTGGGTAACTTCCTGTCCAGCACGCTGCTGGAATCGCAGTATCACTACCAGACCAGCATCGAGGAATCGGTGGTGATGATTTACGATACGCAGAAGTCGGCCCGTGGCTTCTTGACGCTCAAGGCGTACCGGCTGACGCCGCAAGCcatcgcgatgtacaaggagCGCGACTTTACGCCGGAAGCGCTGCGCAATCTGAAGGTCGGGTACGAGAATCTGTTCATCGAGATCCCGATCGTGATCAAGAACTCGGCATTGTGCAACATTATGATGTCTGAGCTGACGGAGATGGTGCCGGAGGAGGAGGGTACGCACTTCCTGGACCTTGGCACGGCGTCCGTGCTGGAGAACCATCTCCGTTGCATGATGGATCGGGTGGATGAGCTGAACCATGAGGCGACCAAGTTCAACAAATACCAGCAGGCCGCCATCCGGCAGGAACAGGAAAAGCACCGCATGCTGGCAAAGCACGCGCAGGAAAATGCGGCTCGCATTGCGAAGGGCGAGATGGCCGTGCCGGAGGATGAGGTGAACAAACTGTTCCGTCCCATTCCGGTACCGACCCGACTCAATCCGATGATCGTGTCCGGGCAGATCAACACGTACGCGCAGCACATTTCTCAGTTCTGTTCCCAATCGCTGGCCAAGCTGTACATGACGCAGGCACTTCAGAATGCCAAGGAGAACAAGCAGTAA
- the LOC118512565 gene encoding ankyrin repeat domain-containing protein 39 gives MTEKPCNERDAHDHTKCSSKGVGATQSLSELDFDRGIWSAAMSNEIDRLEMLITKGHLYDRDSCGYTALHYAARSGHAEACHLLLARGLGVDEVTNGGVTALHRAAMMGHYKILQLLIANSANVMHKDKDGKTALHRAAEGGHLQCCQLLVRLNPALCHVQDVRNQKPIDLVRNTHSDSDQLRHLLAG, from the exons ATGACCGAGAAGCCCTGCAACGAGCGTGATGCTCACGATCACACGAAATGTTCATCGAAAGGTGTCGGCGCGACACAGTCACTGAGCGAGCTGGATTTTGACCGAGGGATATGGAGTGCGG cgatgagTAACGAAATCGACCGCCTGGAAATGCTTATTACCAAAGGACACCTTTACGACCGGGACAGCTGTGGTTACACCGCACTACACTACGCCGCACGCAGCGGGCACGCCGAGGCTTGCCATTTACTCTTAGCACGAGGGCTCGGAGTGGACGAAGTCACGAACGGTGGCGTTACCGCACTTCATCGAGCTGCAATGATGG GACACTACAAAATCCTTCAACTACTGATAGCAAACAGTGCGAACGTAATGCATAAGGATAAGGATGGCAAGACGGCCCTACACCGGGCAGCCGAAGGTGGCCATCTGCAGTGCTGTCAGTTGCTTGTACGCTTAAATCCCGCCCTCTGCCATGTACAGGACGTGCGGAACCAGAAACCGATCGATCTCGTGCGAAACACTCACAGCGATTCGGACCAGCTAAGACACTTGTTGGCTGGATAG
- the LOC118512566 gene encoding uncharacterized protein LOC118512566 has protein sequence MPYILIRGNLASYGHKHPFRVLVSGLKAADIEQLNRFPCGGYSDESTVVYLQHPCVMLTALEVLGYRVVASSSTAVKQDYNEYMWTMRKEFSDPEPYLSETSSAVIERDNLANSGREGGNYNGGNSKIDLPE, from the exons ATGCCATACATTCTCATCCGCGGTAATCTTGCGTCCTACGGTCACAAGCATCCATTCCGTGTGCTCGTTTCCGGTCTGAAGG CGGCCGACATTGAACAGCTGAACCGTTTCCCGTGCGGTGGCTACAGTGATGAGTCCACCGTCGTCTATCTGCAGCATCCGTGCGTGATGCTAACGGCACTGGAG GTGCTCGGGTATCGGGTCGTAGCGTCCTCGTCCACCGCCGTCAAGCAAGACTACAACGAGTACATGTGGACGATGCGGAAGGAGTTTAGCGATCCCGAACCGTACCTCAGCGAAACGTCCTCCGCCGTGATCGAGCGAGACAATCTGGCCAACAGTGGCCGCGAGGGTGGCAACTACAACGGTGGGAACAGCAAAATCGATCTGCCGGAGTAA